A window of the Brassica napus cultivar Da-Ae chromosome C5, Da-Ae, whole genome shotgun sequence genome harbors these coding sequences:
- the LOC125587490 gene encoding putative F-box/kelch-repeat protein At3g24610 has product MYNYAAAAAKRRKKETSPSSSFDSLPDAVAISCLARVSRLDQAALSVVSKRFRSLVVSPEFYKTRSLMGHAEKCVYVCLGLPPHLIPRWFVLHPTLDPATGKTVKRAQPIPFFRSQPREGSAVVSLDGSIYVFGGLVNGERTSGVLLLDCRYHTWHQVTPMRVARASATAQVVNGKIYVLGGCKDRRSADWGEVFDPKTQTWAALTVSEPMPDEEDPDTRPRMSLIHGSVVIEDKIYVIDFWNRTFFYSLSQCKWGRGSPARLESHSLNRRDWCVVDNVLYSVGNDGCIHWCEPHELDRCAGVGMNWTELSSYPMKELQNKLIRSRVVHFGGKMARVWEKTTRNFTKCLEDILPGAKLASSGHNVVVFWKELLPEKSVRIWCAEFSFKRCYKWGFTFGLLECSNAILNLDPILDRSKVLYSISVDV; this is encoded by the coding sequence ATGTACAATtacgccgccgccgccgccaaaaggaggaagaaggagacgTCTCCGTCGTCGTCGTTTGATTCGTTGCCAGATGCGGTGGCTATAAGTTGCTTGGCTCGCGTTTCCAGATTGGACCAGGCGGCGTTATCTGTCGTCTCCAAGAGATTTCGTTCGCTGGTGGTTTCGCCGGAGTTTTACAAGACGAGATCGCTGATGGGTCACGCGGAGAAGTGCGTGTACGTGTGCTTAGGCCTGCCTCCGCACTTAATCCCACGCTGGTTCGTCCTCCACCCAACGCTAGACCCTGCCACCGGGAAGACCGTGAAGCGGGCTCAACCCATCCCTTTTTTCCGGTCTCAGCCTCGGGAAGGATCCGCCGTGGTGTCGTTGGACGGGAGCATCTATGTTTTCGGTGGATTGGTTAACGGCGAGCGCACGTCGGGTGTCTTACTCTTGGATTGCCGGTATCACACTTGGCACCAAGTGACTCCCATGAGAGTGGCCCGAGCATCCGCCACGGCTCAAGTGGTGAACGGGAAGATATACGTGTTGGGAGGCTGCAAAGACAGGAGATCCGCTGACTGGGGGGAAGTGTTCGACCCAAAGACCCAAACTTGGGCTGCCCTCACAGTTTCAGAGCCAATGCCGGACGAGGAGGATCCGGATACACGCCCTAGGATGAGTTTGATCCATGGGAGTGTGGTGATAGAGGACAAGATATACGTGATTGATTTCTGGAATAGAACCTTCTTCTACTCCCTAAGCCAGTGTAAATGGGGGAGAGGGAGTCCGGCCAGGCTAGAATCACATTCTCTGAATAGAAGGGATTGGTGTGTGGTTGATAACGTGTTATACAGTGTTGGTAACGACGGGTGTATTCATTGGTGTGAGCCACATGAGTTGGATCGGTGTGCTGGAGTGGGGATGAATTGGACTGAGTTGTCAAGTTACCCAATGAAAGAGCTGCAGAACAAGCTCATTAGATCGAGAGTGGTTCACTTTGGTGGGAAGATGGCTAGAGTGTGGGAGAAGACCACGCGCAATTTCACCAAATGCCTTGAAGATATACTTCCCGGGGCCAAACTCGCCAGCTCTGGCCACAATGTTGTTGTCTTCTGGAAAGAGCTCCTACCTGAAAAGAGCGTGCGCATTTGGTGTGCTGAGTTTTCGTTTAAAAGGTGCTACAAATGGGGCTTTACGTTTGGCCTGCTTGAGTGTTCCAATGCTATCCTCAATCTTGATCCTATCTTGGATCGCTCTAAGGTCTTGTACTCTATCTCCGTTGATGTCTGA
- the LOC106400673 gene encoding oxysterol-binding protein-related protein 1D-like produces the protein MRIKGGGNYSCRLKFKEQSVKDRNPRQVHVFVQDNRTGEKVAILIGKWDEAIQSPTKTRYNLSPFAISLNEITLGMMDKLPSTDSRLRPDQRHLENGEYHAAKLRLAVLETGKEAAGERMETEMVWKR, from the exons ATGCGCATCAAAGGTGGTGGCAACTATTCTTGCAGGCTGAAGTTCAAGGAGCAGTCAGTCAAAGATAGGAACCCTCGTCAG GTTCATGTGTTTGTGCAAGACAATAGAACTGGGGAGAAAGTAGCTATCTTGATAGGCAAATGGGATGAAGCAAT ACAATCTCCTACTAAAACAAGATACAATCTCTCCCCCTTTGCAATCTCTCTTAATGAGATAACTCTTGGGATGATGGACAAATTGCCGTCAACAGATTCAAGATTGAGACCTGACCAAAGACACCTAGAAAACGGTGAATACCACGCAGCAAAACTGAGGCTTGCAGTTTTAGAGACAG GCAAGGAGGCTGCAGGAGAAAGGATGGAAACCGAGATGGTTTGGAAAAGATGA
- the LOC106400669 gene encoding nudix hydrolase 18, mitochondrial, protein MVCVVSRTGRQFQRYNKGRRQVVGCIPYRLKISTEGTISEEFEVLVISSQKGHALMFPKGGWELDESVEEAASRESLEEAGVIGNVERQLGKWDFLSKSRGTFYEGLMFPMLVKEELELWPEQHLRQRMWMKVDEAREACRDWWMKEALDALVDRLSSSPSMKPMEEDTKIQLISTC, encoded by the exons atggtgTGCGTGGTTTCTCGTACTGGTCGTCAGTTCCAAAGGTACAACAAGGGACGCCGTCAAGTCGTAGG GTGTATTCCGTATAGACTCAAGATTTCGACAGAAGGCACGATCAGCGAAGAATTTGAAGTATTGGTTATCTCATCACAGAAGGGTCATGCTCTGATGTTCCCAAAG GGTGGTTGGGAGCTCGATGAATCTGTAGAAGAAGCTGCTTCAAGAGAGTCTCTGGAAGAAGCTGGAGTTATTGGAAACGTTGAG AGACAACTTGGAAAATGGGATTTTTTGAGCAAAAGCAGAGGAACATTCTATGAAGGACTTATGTTTCCGATGCTTGTGAAAGAAGAGCTTGAGCTTTGGCCTGAACAACATCTTCGTCAAAGAATGTGGATGAAAGTAGATGAAGCAAGAGAAGCTTGTAGAGATTGGTGGATGAAAGAAGCTTTGGATGCTTTGGTCGACAGGCTTTCTTCATCACCATCAATGAAGCCAATGGAAGAAGATACGAAGATTCAATTGATCTCCACCTGCTGA
- the LOC106398447 gene encoding uncharacterized protein LOC106398447 has product MLLDRWIPSPPANFLTTVDVWVRISRIPVNHYRLETMDFLASKVGRVIEIAYDPKASQKEAYIRAQVRLDITNPAIAFKPLNLPKGGRVIIEYEYEKLRKRCFHCQRLTHERPSCPFLKNRGPLPANKDAVKDSRVREKSDAIGGSSKQMPLLIEHPVVPPGFAPLFHEMPQKERDMALQYISHSDPTERHARITRVQQSLQPGFEDNLGSAPHISHDINKRKGHVFNFKEHDRPGKRVAVTRERPAFSEADLKSVKDRTSFPSDNLEVSSSSSSLGPTVFRVGTSTGNLSTGANEAVKKSRHRPQRWKRICSQRPSGQAQDLDHTGKRDSPVGDGEESTATLGGSQAKRKAPVNVGEHSSKSPKPLQPTVASDLKPLLPQ; this is encoded by the coding sequence ATGCTGCTTGATCGATGGATCCCGTCGCCGCCGGCGAATTTCTTGACTACTGTGGATGTATGGGTTCGAATCAGTAGAATCCCGGTGAATCACTATCGTCTGGAGACAATGGACTTCTTAGCATCCAAAGTGGGAAGAGTGATTGAGATCGCTTATGACCCTAAAGCGTCCCAAAAAGAAGCGTACATTCGGGCCCAAGTTCGACTGGATATAACCAACCCAGCAATCGCTTTTAAACCTTTAAATCTACCAAAGGGGGGAAGAGTGATCATCGAATATGAATATGAGAAGTTGAGGAAACGTTGCTTTCATTGTCAGCGCTTAACCCATGAACGTCCAAGCTGTCCTTTCCTCAAAAACAGGGGACCGCTTCCAGCCAATAAAGACGCTGTTAAAGATTCACGTGTTAGGGAGAAATCTGATGCTATTGGTGGAAGCTCGAAGCAGATGCCTTTACTGATCGAACATCCTGTAGTGCCTCCTGGATTTGCTCCGCTAttccatgagatgcctcagaaAGAAAGAGACATGGCCTTGCAGTACATTTCACATAGTGATCCAACGGAGAGACATGCCAGAATCACTAGAGTGCAACAATCTTTGCAACCAGGGTTTGAAGACAATCTGGGTAGTGCACCGCACATATCTCATGACATTAATAAAAGGAAGGGCCATGTTTTCAACTTTAAAGAACATGATCGTCCAGGTAAACGAGTTGCAGTGACTAGAGAACGTCCAGCCTTCTCTGAGGCTGACTTGAAATCTGTAAAGGATCGGACAAGCTTCCCTTCTGACAACTTGGAagtttcttcgtcttcttcttccctcGGTCCAACGGTCTTTAGAGTGGGAACCTCTACAGGTAACCTATCTACCGGGGCTAATGAGGCTGTTAAGAAAAGTCGTCATAGACCTCAACGCTGGAAACGCATATGCAGTCAGCGCCCTTCAGGTCAGGCTCAGGACTTAGACCATACGGGCAAGAGAGACAGTCCAGTGGGTGATGGAGAAGAATCTACTGCGACTCTTGGTGGGAGTCAGGCTAAGCGAAAGGCTCCTGTGAATGTTGGAGAACATTCTTCAAAATCTCCAAAACCCCTTCAACCTACGGTGGCTTCCGATTTGAAGCCGCTGCTCCCCCAATGA